A single Saccopteryx bilineata isolate mSacBil1 chromosome 9, mSacBil1_pri_phased_curated, whole genome shotgun sequence DNA region contains:
- the ZNF23 gene encoding zinc finger protein 23 isoform X6: protein MYEDKHNTSFVLQEDFSQETDFSEVDILEKQQQAVHLVGGMKKENSSVRDETVKGDTSPMEECFFSQSPNLRQCHTIVSIGEEPPEYTGLGRALSFDTKLILHKVSNSKERPLECEKLVETFKYNSQFNHHQDSYTGAKPYQCTECGKAFSINAKLIWHQRLHSGEKPFKCVECGKSFSYSSHYITHQTVHSGEKPYQCKVCGKAFSVNGSLSRHQRIHTGEKPYQCKECGNGFSCSSAYITHQRVHTGEKPYECNDCGKAFNVNAKLIQHQRIHTGEKPYECNECGKGFRCSSQLRQHQSIHTGKKPCQCKECGKAFSNNAKLIQHLRIHTGEKPYECSECRKAFSVKGKLIQHQRIHTGEKPYECNECGKAFRCNSQLRQHLRIHTGEKPYACSECGKAFNVNAKLMQHQRIHTGEKPFECNECGKCFTSKRNLLDHQRIHTGEKPYQCKECGKTFSINAKLTRHQRIHTGEKPFKCMECEKAFSCSSDYIVHQRIHTGEKPFQCKECGKAFHVNAHLIRHQRSHTGEKPFRCVECGKGFSYSSDCIIHQTVHTWKKPYICNVCGKAFRFSFQLSQHQSVHSDGKS from the coding sequence ATGTATGAAGACaaacataatacatcatttgtactTCAGGAGGACTTTTCCCAAGAAACAGACTTCTCCGAAGTTGATATTCTAGAAAAACAACAGCAGGCAGTCCACCTAGTAGGAGgtatgaagaaagaaaacagcagtGTCCGTGATGAAACAGTGAAAGGTGACACAAGCCCCATGGAGGAATGTTTCTTTAGTCAGAGTCCAAACCTGAGGCAGTGTCATACCATCGTCTCCATTGGAGAGGAGCCCCCTGAGTACACGGGATTGGGGAGAGCCTTGAGCTTTGACACAAAACTTATCCTTCATAAAGTAAGTAATTCCAAGGAGAGACCTCTTGAATGTGAAAAATTAGTGGAAACCTTTAAGTATAACTCTCAATTTAATCATCATCAAGATAGCTACACTGGAGCGAAGCCTTATCAGTGTACGgagtgtggcaaagcctttagcatTAATGCAAAATTAATTTGGCATCAAAGACTTCATAGTGGGGAAAAACCCTTCAAATGTGTGGAGTGTGGGAAAAGCTTCAGTTACAGTTCCCATTACATCACACATCAAACAGTGCACAGTGGGGAGAAGCCCTATCAGTGTAAGgtgtgtgggaaagccttcagtgtTAACGGGAGTCTAAGCAGGCATCAGAGAATCcatacaggagagaagccctatcaGTGCAAGGAGTGTGGAAATGGCTTCAGCTGCAGTTCTGCATATATCACACATCAAAGAGtccacactggggagaaacctTATGAGTGTAATGACTGTGGGAAGGCTTTCAATGTTAATGCAAAATTAATTCAACACCAGAGAatccacactggagagaaaccttatgaATGTAATGAGTGTGGAAAAGGATTCAGGTGCAGCTCCCAGCTTAGGCAGCATCAGAGCATCCACACTGGAAAGAAGCCTTGTCAGTGTAAAGAgtgtggaaaagccttcagtaATAATGCAAAACTCATTCAGCATCTGAGGATTCACACAGGTGAGAAACCCTATGAGTGCTCTGAATGTAGAAAAGCCTTCAGTGTCAAAGGGAAGTTGATCCAGCACCAGAGAATCCACACTGGGGAGAAGCCTTATGAGtgtaatgaatgtgggaaagccttcaggtGTAACTCCCAGCTTCGGCAGCATCTGCGAatccacactggagagaagccctatgcGTGCAGTGAGTGTGGCAAGGCCTTCAATGTCAATGCAAAACTAATGCAGCATCAGAGGAttcacactggggagaaacccTTTGAATGTAATGAGTGTGGGAAATGCTTTACTTCTAAAAGAAACCTACTTGATCATCAGcgaattcatactggagaaaaaccttaccaatgtaaggaatgtgggaaaacCTTCAGTATCAATGCCAAACTGACTAGGCATCAGAGGAttcacactggggagaaacctTTCAAATGTATGGAATGTGAGAAAGCGTTTAGCTGTAGTTCTGACTATATtgtacatcagagaattcatactggagagaagcccttTCAATGTAAGGAGTGTGGAAAAGCCTTCCATGTTAATGCCCATTTAATTCGGCACCAGAGAAGtcacactggggagaaacccTTCAGATGTGTGGAATGTGGCAAAGGCTTCAGTTACAGTTCTGACTGTATTATACATCAGACTGTCCACACTTGGAAGAAACCCTACATATGTAATgtatgtgggaaagccttcagattTAGCTTCCAACTTAGTCAACATCAGAGTGTCCATAGTGACGGCAAATCCTAA